The following is a genomic window from Neodiprion pinetum isolate iyNeoPine1 chromosome 3, iyNeoPine1.2, whole genome shotgun sequence.
GCGGAAAATTATACGGTTTATGGAACCACGGCAGTTGTAGGGATTGATACCGTGAAATTGTCGAGCTTGTGTCCACCTGATATAAACATCGTTTGCCGTAATGGTCCTGAAAGCTCAATAATTAGCGGGCCAGAGGACTCTATGAGaaaatttgcagaaaaattACAGGTGAGCTACGGAAGCCTGGATAACTTATACGTTGATACAGATCTGATTGTGAATTTGTacttcagatttttattatgGTAAAACAATCACATACGTTTACATAGTTGAAAAtcactttcatttttccagGCTGGGAATATCTTGGTTGGAAACCTACTTCGCAGCAACATTTTCTCTCAAAGCTGTACTACGGAAAGAGCAGGCCTGCAATTGTTAGATTATGTTCAAAAAGTAATTCCAGACCCGAAACCTCGCAGGCAGAAATGGTTGTCTGCCCCTGATGCAAGTAGAAAATCAAAAAGTACTTCAGTTTGGCATTTCACAGACATATACCATACAAGTAAACTTCTCGAGCCCGCTACCGTTGAAGATGTATCCTGTTTCTTGCCGAATAATGCAATCACCATTGAAATAGCACCGGTTAATTTTCTGGAAGTCTCTTTGCGAGATTGTGGGAATCAGCTTGTTACCAACATTAGTTTACTTAAATACGAAAATGGTATCGACGTGAAAGATTTTCTTAGCGCTATCGGAAGAATGTATGAAATCGGATTATCTCCTCAGTTATCCAATTTGTACCCCGATATTCAGTATCCAGTCAGTCGGGGAACTCCGATGATTTCTCCATTGATACGTTGGGAGCACTCAGAAGACTGGTATGTCGCTCGTGTgccgaaagaagaaaaacttaaAACAGGACGAAGAGTTATTGACATCGACTTCGGCAGTGAGGAATTTGGATGGCTGTTAGGGCACGTCGTTGATGGAAGACACTTGATACCAGGAACTGGCTACTTAATATTAATTTGGCAAACTCTGGCGATGATGGAAGCAAAGAAATACACGGAAATCTCGgtagtttttgaaaatgtgaagTTCCACCGAGCGACTACGATTTCAAAAGAACATGGCGTTAAGCTGGAAATCATGATCCAAAGAGGTAAGATTATTGAAACATGTTTCATAGCGTCGTTGAATCGATGACAAAATATCATATCTCCCAATTCTAATTCATTAACCAAGTCAAATTAATCAGGATATTTCTAGGTGGCAGCTCAGATGCAGCCAAATAGtcttgattaattttattatggTAAGCTTCGTCGCACGCAGTCCCTGCTGGTCATGTACAATTTGCCCCCAATGTTAAAAgaaaagaccgagtttgcctctttgttacacaatatactattacGGCTTGTCTCGTCTTAGGATCGAACGCGTTTGAAGTTACCGAAGGTGGTACTAACGTCACAACCGGATTCATTCGTGTCGTTCCACACCCGGCTCAAGAACGCATCAAGACTAATTTGTTACCCAATATCGCAGAGGAACTATGTCTAACGAGCAAAGATATTTACAAGGAGTTTAACCTTAGAGGTTACGAGCAAACAGGATTGTTCCAGGGCTTAAAAGAAGCATCTCTGGGAGGAACCAAAGGCCGTATAACGTGGGCAAATAATTGGGTAGCTTTTCTGGATAACATGATGCAACTAAAATTTATTGGAGTCAACAACCGGAGATTCGTTCTTCCAATCAGCATTCGGAAATTAGTGATTGACTGTAAAACACATTTACGTCACCTTGATACAATGCCGGATGCTAATAAAGGTAGGAATCACacttgaaaagaattttctaaAGCGTTTCTAAATAATTAGAGATCtaacgtttcttttttctagaATTCTTGGTGCAGTACTACAAGGATTTGGACGCTATTGTGTCTGGTGGAATTGAAATACGCGGCATAGGATCCACCAGCATACCTCGCAGAAAACCAGTTGGGGACCCCGTTATAGAAGAACATACGTTTATAGCGTACCGCGATGGAGCCAAGATGGAACTGACAGTTTTAATAAAAATCGCTCTGCAAATAGCAATTGAAAATAACTTCAGTAACAAAGTGAAAACAGTTGAACTGATAAATAATGTGGATAATATATCCCATGGGGACTTAGCATCTCCTGTGATTCAAGAAGTTTTACGCGATATGCCCTTTATACAAATGGATTTAAATATCATTACGCCCctcaataaattttcagatgACGCCTCACTCTCCGGTATTAAAATCATCGAGTCACAGAAATTATCAACTGAATTCGATGCTCTTTTAATTATCATCAATGGACTGTTCACAAGCAAGAGAGCCGaaatggtggaaaaaatacaaacagcCACGAGACCTGGAGGCTTCATTCTGGTTAGAGAGCCACTGAAAACAAACGTTGATAGTATTCGAAATACAATGAGCGAAATCACTGACGTCATTCTCGAGAAACGCACCTCTGACGAACTTGTAATTTTGTTGCGTAAAAGAGTACAAACATTTGAATTAACTACCGTTATCAAGATCAGGAATGATGAATTCACATGGCTCACTACGCTGCAGGCTGCTCTGAAGGTAGCAAGCGAAACGAAACAACGTACCCAAAAGCAAATACTTATTTTAAGCGAAGGCGATTTTGAGAGTGGTCTCATGGGATTGCTAACTTGTCTGCTAAGAGAACCTGGTGGTGAAGTTATAAGAGGGCTATTGATCCAGGATCTGCGGGCTCCCAAATTCTCTTTGGATAATCCATTGTACTCACAGCAACTGAAATTGGGATTGACATTCAACGTTCTACGCCCTGGAAACCTGTGGGGATCTTATCGGTTTCTGTCGCTGAAACCATTGGCGTTGAAACCCGTTTACCATGCTGAAGTAAACCAACATACACATGGTAATTTGAGCACAATTAAATGGATTGAAGGTAGAATTCAACCCAATGCACAACACAGGGACATCGTCAAGATACATTATTCGTCGATAAACTTCCGTGACATTATGCTGGTTACCGGAAAATTAGCCGTCGAAGTGGCCGAAAAAACGAGACAATCGCAAGAATCTGCAATTGGATTCGAATTCTCCGGACGAGATTTAAACGGTCGCGCAGTTATGGGAATGATCGAGACTGGGGCTATGTCAAATTTGTGTGTCTGTGACCGGGATCTTCTTTGGTCGGTACCGGATAGCTGGACGTTAGAAGACGCAGCTACAGTGCCTGTTGCTTATGGAACGGCCTATTACGCGCTCATGTTGAGTGGTAAGATGAAGAAAGGAGACAAAGTGTTGATACACGCCGGAACCGGTGGCGTTGGACAGGCAGCGATAACTTTAGCGCTTCATGAAGGTTGCGAAGTCTTCACAACCGTGGGCACACCAGAAAAACGAGTGTTCATCAGAAAACAATTCCCACAAATCGACGACGATCACGTTGGGAATTCTCGAGATACAAGTTTCGAGCAACTGATTCTTCGTAAAACTCGTGGAGGAGGCGTGGACATTGTATTAAATTCCTTGGCTGAGGAAAAGTTACAAGCATCTGTTCGTTGCTTGGCACCGGGCGGACGATTTTTGGAGATTGGAAAATTTGACCTTGCAGCAAACAATCCGCTTGGCATGGAAGCTTTTCTAAAGGGCATCAGTTTTCATGGAATTCTTCTCGATAAAATATTCACTGCCTCCtctgaaacgaaaaagaaacttgtggCAATGGTTGATGACGGAATCAAAACTGGTGCCGTTAAGCCGCTTGTTCGTACTGTATTTCTGATGGACCAAATTGAAGCAGCATTCCGGTATATGTCAGCTGGAAAATACATTGGCAAGGTTGATAGTTAACTATACCTACCGTTACAGTTACTCTGGTAAAATGTGCTTTTTAATATGCACCGCCGATCGTTTTGGAAGTAATTTCTCGTACGCGGctatcaataaataacatcGTAGGCATAATTACAATATACTATAGATAGAATTTCGTTTTCAGGTAGTTGTCAAAactggtgatgatgatgatggaaCACGTCTTCCTCTTGCACTTCCCCGATACAACTGTTCCGAAAATGGCAGCTATCTTATTCTTGGTGGCCTTGGTTGCTTTGGTCTAGAGCTTGCAGATTGGCTCGTACTTCGTGGAGCCAAAAAATTAGTCCTCACGTCCCGAAAAGGAATCGGTACTGGGTATCAACGAATGCGCTTTCACATTTGGAAAAACTACGGAGTCAAAATTGTCGTTGTAGTAGGAAAGGATGCCTCAATTCCCGAGGATTGTGAGGCCATTTTAAAAAAAGCGACAGCACTTGGACCAGTTCACGCTATCTTCAACTTGGCTGTAGTATTGAAGGATGCtcttttcgaaaatcaaacgGTGGAGTCATTCAAGGAACCTTTCGTAGCTAAAGCTAGGGCCACAGAGCAGTTGGATAAATTATCAAGGACGTTATGCCCGCAACTGAAACAATTTGTAGTGTTTTCATCGGTTTCTTGTGGCAGAGGTACTGCAGGACAAACGAACTACGCAATGGCCAATTCGATCATGGAAAGAATATGCGAGAGAAGATCAGCAGAGAACTTACCAGGATTAGCCATTCAATGGGGAGCGATCGGTGACGTCGGAATAGCCGCAGAAATGggtgaaaattataaagaattaGTTACTGGCGGTACTCTACCACAGAGAATTGATTCTTGTCTGCAAGAGCTTGACGGCTTCTTACAACAAAAGAGCCCAATAGTATCCAGTATGGTGGTTGCTAAGAAAACGGCTCTTACTAACGGAGCTGAACATATTGTCGATGCGATCGCAAATATAATGGGTACAGAAACAGGATTTCAATTTCGTAGTTTGACTTTCAGTAAaagctacaaaaaaaattcatttgcaaTAACTACTCATACGTTCaatttgttggaaaatttttctgcaCGTTTAATGCGAATCATCCTAAACTTGAAAACGTGTGTTCGTTATCAAAGTTGACAGTATTCTTCCTTCCTAAAGTGTACATAATTCTTTATCTATATAGGACTCAAGAACATGAATAgcatgtgtgtacatacacCATTGCCAGAACTAGGAATGGACTCTATAATGGCAGTTGAAATCAAATATACATTGGAGCAtgaattcaatattttcttgaCCACATCGGAAATCCGTCATCTGAATTTTGCGAAACTCCAAGATATGTCTCAGCGAGACAgcaaaaaatatggaaatcGGAAAAAGTCACCGCAGCAACTAGACGATTCTGCCAGCATATTCCAACTCCTTAATATTTTAACAGTTGAGGGGATGTCGAAAAATGTTTGTGTGCCTCTGATGACTACAGCTGAGGATGCAAGACAAGTCTTCATATTACCAGGAATCGAAGGTGCATGTACGATATTTAAGGCAATAGCTGGCAAACTGAAATCGGCAAACACCGCCTGTTTACAATACGGACCATCTTCCCTGAACACAACATCGATAGATGAGATGGCCGACTATTTGATTCCCGTAAGAGCAATTCACGTAATCTTTCAATCTTTTAACAAATTACGGCTATAATACTGTTAACTAATTGTATCATGCACttaaaaattatatctcaTAATCCACTGTAGTATGTCAAAGCACGAAGCATGGACCGCAAGAAGTTTCTATTAGTTGGGTATTCCTATGGAAGTATAGTGTCTATCGAGCTTGCAAGACGTTTGGAAAATGAGGGTTTCACTGGTCGCCTTGTGATGCTCGACGGCTCACCTGACTACGTCAAAACATTCTTGTCATCCTTGACGACAAAGTCTGAAGACGAGCTGCAAACTTTCGTGTTTTTGAAGATTATGGATGCGGTGGCATCATTCGCAGTTTCAAAGGTGAACGGGCTTCGTTATGATAATTATTGCCAATCAATTTCTATAAAGTTAATGAATATCTCAAACGAGACGTCAACAAAGATGAATTGTTCctgaataatattaattactcGCAGTACTTGTACTACGCACATACATTCATTTACACGTTGCCATATGTTGATATGCATCAATTGATTGCCATATTTTGGGGTCAGTCGCTCATATCTTTATACGTGAATTTTaggataaattgaaaattttgtctaCGGATTTGTGCGCAACAATAAGAATTAACATTTCGCTGTTTCAGCTTACCACTGAGTTATTTAGCTGCCGTGACTGGGAGGAGAAAATAGCAGCGTTCACAAGAAATATgccaaaaaataatttattgaattttacacCGGAGGATCAAAACACCTTGTGCTTAGGTATTTATCGTCGCATAAAGGCCCTCCTGGACTATGACTGTTCAAACCTACTACCAATCAAGTCTCCGGTAACCTTAGTCAGAACTAGAGCTTCAAGCATTTTGTTCGATACAGAAGACTATGGTCTGAAACGCGTAAGTTTTCGTTTCAATACTTGGGAATAATTAACGCAAATGCTATACGAGCCGAGGTACGATATTGTTGTACCTTGAGCACCAATTATAAGTAAAAATCACATTCATCAGTACAAATTAAAAACCGTACGGATAGTGATTGGTGTGAATTGGCTTCGGAAGTTTATTTCTCAGAATAGCATGATTGCATCAAATcacaatataaataattacgcTGGAAGGTtctttaaaattgaattacctCTGTTTCGCAGCTTACGCaaaataagatgaaaatataCTATGCGGAAGGAGATCACATCACGATGCTGAATGACGATATTTGTGCGGCGGCAATTAACGAGGAACTCGCCCTAAATGTTATACCTGGTTCAAAGTGAGGGGTATAAAAAACTGCGTATATCTCGAAAACCATCTCTACATAACAGCACGACATGTAACTTTGCGCACTATGAAAAAGTCAGGATAATTTAATCGAATAAAAGAGTTTATCTAAGTCTAAGAGTTACATTGACTATTTGCATCTACAACCTTGTATCAATTGAATGTATGAATATGGTATAAATGTATGTGTTATGAGCTGGATTGACTCTGACTAATATTTATTCGCGGAAGAATCGACTTGCCACAATAATTTGACGCTCGTACTGAGGCAAAGTTCTTGAACACGGCTTACCTGATATGAACGCgaagttttcttcttcttggtAGAACATGTATTGAGAGAAGATGAGgttttgaaacaaaagttGTCACTTACTGTTAGTTGATCTTGACGATTCAGGTTATAGGTGGCTCTGCGTGCTCGATGATGACAGTTTATGGTATAAATTGATGCTATTTTCAAGCGATTGCTCTGGTTACAGCAACTGAGGGTTTTTGCGGGAGGATTTTCAAAAGAGAGAAGGATAATGTACCAATGCCAAACAGGCGTCGGTCAATTAAGCAAAGAGATTTAGATAAACAACTCAACGCC
Proteins encoded in this region:
- the LOC124213770 gene encoding fatty acid synthase-like isoform X1, with the translated sequence MRSNMPRKMENEQGDAVVISGIAGRFPKSNNLTQFRENLMNKVDLITDDDRRWNTDHPDIPRRAGKINNIEKFDARFFGVHFKEAHSMDPMARMLLEHTYEAIIDAGVHPGKLRGTNTGVFIGSCYSDTEITWVYSDSPVNGLGLLGCSRSMMANRISLWFGFKGPSYAVDSACSSSLFALDHAYKAIRTGQCDAAIVGGCHLCLHPFVTQQYFLLGTLSPDGRCKVFDAEGNGYCRSEAVSTIYLQKSKDAKRIYAQVVHVKTNCDGYKEEGITYPSIRMQRILLEQCYEECKVSPSDLAFLEAHGTGTKVGDPVEVSAVEKVFCPGRNTPLRIGSVKSNLGHSEPDSGLCSIAKVIIAMESGIIPPNIHYNRPREDIKALTTGRIQVITEPTPWNGGYVGVSSFGFGGCNAHVLLKSNPEEKVNNGVPNDDMPRLVVVSGCTEEAVTTLLDDLGIRPVDVEYVNLFHNIFTEEIPGHFYRGYTVLPPRGISENIKRSVQYYSSEKRPIWFVFSGMGSQWIGIGENLLMIPAFAKTVRKCDKVLKPHGVDIVSILTNKDPKSFDNIIRSRVGITTIQIGFVDVLSSIGIVPDKVTGYLFGELGCAYADGCLTAEQAVLAAYFEGLIMAENYTVYGTTAVVGIDTVKLSSLCPPDINIVCRNGPESSIISGPEDSMRKFAEKLQAGNILVGNLLRSNIFSQSCTTERAGLQLLDYVQKVIPDPKPRRQKWLSAPDASRKSKSTSVWHFTDIYHTSKLLEPATVEDVSCFLPNNAITIEIAPVNFLEVSLRDCGNQLVTNISLLKYENGIDVKDFLSAIGRMYEIGLSPQLSNLYPDIQYPVSRGTPMISPLIRWEHSEDWYVARVPKEEKLKTGRRVIDIDFGSEEFGWLLGHVVDGRHLIPGTGYLILIWQTLAMMEAKKYTEISVVFENVKFHRATTISKEHGVKLEIMIQRGSNAFEVTEGGTNVTTGFIRVVPHPAQERIKTNLLPNIAEELCLTSKDIYKEFNLRGYEQTGLFQGLKEASLGGTKGRITWANNWVAFLDNMMQLKFIGVNNRRFVLPISIRKLVIDCKTHLRHLDTMPDANKEFLVQYYKDLDAIVSGGIEIRGIGSTSIPRRKPVGDPVIEEHTFIAYRDGAKMELTVLIKIALQIAIENNFSNKVKTVELINNVDNISHGDLASPVIQEVLRDMPFIQMDLNIITPLNKFSDDASLSGIKIIESQKLSTEFDALLIIINGLFTSKRAEMVEKIQTATRPGGFILVREPLKTNVDSIRNTMSEITDVILEKRTSDELVILLRKRVQTFELTTVIKIRNDEFTWLTTLQAALKVASETKQRTQKQILILSEGDFESGLMGLLTCLLREPGGEVIRGLLIQDLRAPKFSLDNPLYSQQLKLGLTFNVLRPGNLWGSYRFLSLKPLALKPVYHAEVNQHTHGNLSTIKWIEGRIQPNAQHRDIVKIHYSSINFRDIMLVTGKLAVEVAEKTRQSQESAIGFEFSGRDLNGRAVMGMIETGAMSNLCVCDRDLLWSVPDSWTLEDAATVPVAYGTAYYALMLSGKMKKGDKVLIHAGTGGVGQAAITLALHEGCEVFTTVGTPEKRVFIRKQFPQIDDDHVGNSRDTSFEQLILRKTRGGGVDIVLNSLAEEKLQASVRCLAPGGRFLEIGKFDLAANNPLGMEAFLKGISFHGILLDKIFTASSETKKKLVAMVDDGIKTGAVKPLVRTVFLMDQIEAAFRYMSAGKYIGKVVVKTGDDDDGTRLPLALPRYNCSENGSYLILGGLGCFGLELADWLVLRGAKKLVLTSRKGIGTGYQRMRFHIWKNYGVKIVVVVGKDASIPEDCEAILKKATALGPVHAIFNLAVVLKDALFENQTVESFKEPFVAKARATEQLDKLSRTLCPQLKQFVVFSSVSCGRGTAGQTNYAMANSIMERICERRSAENLPGLAIQWGAIGDVGIAAEMGENYKELVTGGTLPQRIDSCLQELDGFLQQKSPIVSSMVVAKKTALTNGAEHIVDAIANIMGLKNMNSMCVHTPLPELGMDSIMAVEIKYTLEHEFNIFLTTSEIRHLNFAKLQDMSQRDSKKYGNRKKSPQQLDDSASIFQLLNILTVEGMSKNVCVPLMTTAEDARQVFILPGIEGACTIFKAIAGKLKSANTACLQYGPSSLNTTSIDEMADYLIPYVKARSMDRKKFLLVGYSYGSIVSIELARRLENEGFTGRLVMLDGSPDYVKTFLSSLTTKSEDELQTFVFLKIMDAVASFAVSKLTTELFSCRDWEEKIAAFTRNMPKNNLLNFTPEDQNTLCLGIYRRIKALLDYDCSNLLPIKSPVTLVRTRASSILFDTEDYGLKRLTQNKMKIYYAEGDHITMLNDDICAAAINEELALNVIPGSK
- the LOC124213770 gene encoding fatty acid synthase-like isoform X2, with the protein product MNTVPSPYPVYHPDIPRRAGKINNIEKFDARFFGVHFKEAHSMDPMARMLLEHTYEAIIDAGVHPGKLRGTNTGVFIGSCYSDTEITWVYSDSPVNGLGLLGCSRSMMANRISLWFGFKGPSYAVDSACSSSLFALDHAYKAIRTGQCDAAIVGGCHLCLHPFVTQQYFLLGTLSPDGRCKVFDAEGNGYCRSEAVSTIYLQKSKDAKRIYAQVVHVKTNCDGYKEEGITYPSIRMQRILLEQCYEECKVSPSDLAFLEAHGTGTKVGDPVEVSAVEKVFCPGRNTPLRIGSVKSNLGHSEPDSGLCSIAKVIIAMESGIIPPNIHYNRPREDIKALTTGRIQVITEPTPWNGGYVGVSSFGFGGCNAHVLLKSNPEEKVNNGVPNDDMPRLVVVSGCTEEAVTTLLDDLGIRPVDVEYVNLFHNIFTEEIPGHFYRGYTVLPPRGISENIKRSVQYYSSEKRPIWFVFSGMGSQWIGIGENLLMIPAFAKTVRKCDKVLKPHGVDIVSILTNKDPKSFDNIIRSRVGITTIQIGFVDVLSSIGIVPDKVTGYLFGELGCAYADGCLTAEQAVLAAYFEGLIMAENYTVYGTTAVVGIDTVKLSSLCPPDINIVCRNGPESSIISGPEDSMRKFAEKLQAGNILVGNLLRSNIFSQSCTTERAGLQLLDYVQKVIPDPKPRRQKWLSAPDASRKSKSTSVWHFTDIYHTSKLLEPATVEDVSCFLPNNAITIEIAPVNFLEVSLRDCGNQLVTNISLLKYENGIDVKDFLSAIGRMYEIGLSPQLSNLYPDIQYPVSRGTPMISPLIRWEHSEDWYVARVPKEEKLKTGRRVIDIDFGSEEFGWLLGHVVDGRHLIPGTGYLILIWQTLAMMEAKKYTEISVVFENVKFHRATTISKEHGVKLEIMIQRGSNAFEVTEGGTNVTTGFIRVVPHPAQERIKTNLLPNIAEELCLTSKDIYKEFNLRGYEQTGLFQGLKEASLGGTKGRITWANNWVAFLDNMMQLKFIGVNNRRFVLPISIRKLVIDCKTHLRHLDTMPDANKEFLVQYYKDLDAIVSGGIEIRGIGSTSIPRRKPVGDPVIEEHTFIAYRDGAKMELTVLIKIALQIAIENNFSNKVKTVELINNVDNISHGDLASPVIQEVLRDMPFIQMDLNIITPLNKFSDDASLSGIKIIESQKLSTEFDALLIIINGLFTSKRAEMVEKIQTATRPGGFILVREPLKTNVDSIRNTMSEITDVILEKRTSDELVILLRKRVQTFELTTVIKIRNDEFTWLTTLQAALKVASETKQRTQKQILILSEGDFESGLMGLLTCLLREPGGEVIRGLLIQDLRAPKFSLDNPLYSQQLKLGLTFNVLRPGNLWGSYRFLSLKPLALKPVYHAEVNQHTHGNLSTIKWIEGRIQPNAQHRDIVKIHYSSINFRDIMLVTGKLAVEVAEKTRQSQESAIGFEFSGRDLNGRAVMGMIETGAMSNLCVCDRDLLWSVPDSWTLEDAATVPVAYGTAYYALMLSGKMKKGDKVLIHAGTGGVGQAAITLALHEGCEVFTTVGTPEKRVFIRKQFPQIDDDHVGNSRDTSFEQLILRKTRGGGVDIVLNSLAEEKLQASVRCLAPGGRFLEIGKFDLAANNPLGMEAFLKGISFHGILLDKIFTASSETKKKLVAMVDDGIKTGAVKPLVRTVFLMDQIEAAFRYMSAGKYIGKVVVKTGDDDDGTRLPLALPRYNCSENGSYLILGGLGCFGLELADWLVLRGAKKLVLTSRKGIGTGYQRMRFHIWKNYGVKIVVVVGKDASIPEDCEAILKKATALGPVHAIFNLAVVLKDALFENQTVESFKEPFVAKARATEQLDKLSRTLCPQLKQFVVFSSVSCGRGTAGQTNYAMANSIMERICERRSAENLPGLAIQWGAIGDVGIAAEMGENYKELVTGGTLPQRIDSCLQELDGFLQQKSPIVSSMVVAKKTALTNGAEHIVDAIANIMGLKNMNSMCVHTPLPELGMDSIMAVEIKYTLEHEFNIFLTTSEIRHLNFAKLQDMSQRDSKKYGNRKKSPQQLDDSASIFQLLNILTVEGMSKNVCVPLMTTAEDARQVFILPGIEGACTIFKAIAGKLKSANTACLQYGPSSLNTTSIDEMADYLIPYVKARSMDRKKFLLVGYSYGSIVSIELARRLENEGFTGRLVMLDGSPDYVKTFLSSLTTKSEDELQTFVFLKIMDAVASFAVSKLTTELFSCRDWEEKIAAFTRNMPKNNLLNFTPEDQNTLCLGIYRRIKALLDYDCSNLLPIKSPVTLVRTRASSILFDTEDYGLKRLTQNKMKIYYAEGDHITMLNDDICAAAINEELALNVIPGSK
- the LOC124213770 gene encoding fatty acid synthase-like isoform X3, whose product is MDPMARMLLEHTYEAIIDAGVHPGKLRGTNTGVFIGSCYSDTEITWVYSDSPVNGLGLLGCSRSMMANRISLWFGFKGPSYAVDSACSSSLFALDHAYKAIRTGQCDAAIVGGCHLCLHPFVTQQYFLLGTLSPDGRCKVFDAEGNGYCRSEAVSTIYLQKSKDAKRIYAQVVHVKTNCDGYKEEGITYPSIRMQRILLEQCYEECKVSPSDLAFLEAHGTGTKVGDPVEVSAVEKVFCPGRNTPLRIGSVKSNLGHSEPDSGLCSIAKVIIAMESGIIPPNIHYNRPREDIKALTTGRIQVITEPTPWNGGYVGVSSFGFGGCNAHVLLKSNPEEKVNNGVPNDDMPRLVVVSGCTEEAVTTLLDDLGIRPVDVEYVNLFHNIFTEEIPGHFYRGYTVLPPRGISENIKRSVQYYSSEKRPIWFVFSGMGSQWIGIGENLLMIPAFAKTVRKCDKVLKPHGVDIVSILTNKDPKSFDNIIRSRVGITTIQIGFVDVLSSIGIVPDKVTGYLFGELGCAYADGCLTAEQAVLAAYFEGLIMAENYTVYGTTAVVGIDTVKLSSLCPPDINIVCRNGPESSIISGPEDSMRKFAEKLQAGNILVGNLLRSNIFSQSCTTERAGLQLLDYVQKVIPDPKPRRQKWLSAPDASRKSKSTSVWHFTDIYHTSKLLEPATVEDVSCFLPNNAITIEIAPVNFLEVSLRDCGNQLVTNISLLKYENGIDVKDFLSAIGRMYEIGLSPQLSNLYPDIQYPVSRGTPMISPLIRWEHSEDWYVARVPKEEKLKTGRRVIDIDFGSEEFGWLLGHVVDGRHLIPGTGYLILIWQTLAMMEAKKYTEISVVFENVKFHRATTISKEHGVKLEIMIQRGSNAFEVTEGGTNVTTGFIRVVPHPAQERIKTNLLPNIAEELCLTSKDIYKEFNLRGYEQTGLFQGLKEASLGGTKGRITWANNWVAFLDNMMQLKFIGVNNRRFVLPISIRKLVIDCKTHLRHLDTMPDANKEFLVQYYKDLDAIVSGGIEIRGIGSTSIPRRKPVGDPVIEEHTFIAYRDGAKMELTVLIKIALQIAIENNFSNKVKTVELINNVDNISHGDLASPVIQEVLRDMPFIQMDLNIITPLNKFSDDASLSGIKIIESQKLSTEFDALLIIINGLFTSKRAEMVEKIQTATRPGGFILVREPLKTNVDSIRNTMSEITDVILEKRTSDELVILLRKRVQTFELTTVIKIRNDEFTWLTTLQAALKVASETKQRTQKQILILSEGDFESGLMGLLTCLLREPGGEVIRGLLIQDLRAPKFSLDNPLYSQQLKLGLTFNVLRPGNLWGSYRFLSLKPLALKPVYHAEVNQHTHGNLSTIKWIEGRIQPNAQHRDIVKIHYSSINFRDIMLVTGKLAVEVAEKTRQSQESAIGFEFSGRDLNGRAVMGMIETGAMSNLCVCDRDLLWSVPDSWTLEDAATVPVAYGTAYYALMLSGKMKKGDKVLIHAGTGGVGQAAITLALHEGCEVFTTVGTPEKRVFIRKQFPQIDDDHVGNSRDTSFEQLILRKTRGGGVDIVLNSLAEEKLQASVRCLAPGGRFLEIGKFDLAANNPLGMEAFLKGISFHGILLDKIFTASSETKKKLVAMVDDGIKTGAVKPLVRTVFLMDQIEAAFRYMSAGKYIGKVVVKTGDDDDGTRLPLALPRYNCSENGSYLILGGLGCFGLELADWLVLRGAKKLVLTSRKGIGTGYQRMRFHIWKNYGVKIVVVVGKDASIPEDCEAILKKATALGPVHAIFNLAVVLKDALFENQTVESFKEPFVAKARATEQLDKLSRTLCPQLKQFVVFSSVSCGRGTAGQTNYAMANSIMERICERRSAENLPGLAIQWGAIGDVGIAAEMGENYKELVTGGTLPQRIDSCLQELDGFLQQKSPIVSSMVVAKKTALTNGAEHIVDAIANIMGLKNMNSMCVHTPLPELGMDSIMAVEIKYTLEHEFNIFLTTSEIRHLNFAKLQDMSQRDSKKYGNRKKSPQQLDDSASIFQLLNILTVEGMSKNVCVPLMTTAEDARQVFILPGIEGACTIFKAIAGKLKSANTACLQYGPSSLNTTSIDEMADYLIPYVKARSMDRKKFLLVGYSYGSIVSIELARRLENEGFTGRLVMLDGSPDYVKTFLSSLTTKSEDELQTFVFLKIMDAVASFAVSKLTTELFSCRDWEEKIAAFTRNMPKNNLLNFTPEDQNTLCLGIYRRIKALLDYDCSNLLPIKSPVTLVRTRASSILFDTEDYGLKRLTQNKMKIYYAEGDHITMLNDDICAAAINEELALNVIPGSK